Proteins co-encoded in one Pelobates fuscus isolate aPelFus1 chromosome 5, aPelFus1.pri, whole genome shotgun sequence genomic window:
- the TTC5 gene encoding tetratricopeptide repeat protein 5 translates to MAEGGADPETEIKSRLQGLVDQLYHFRDHYFETHSVEDAARKQYDVEQEMEKTISHIEDMDDGWKNRAFFLMLKGKALNVTQNYNAEAEELLSKAVKLDPSLVDAWNQLGEVYWKKMDVTSAKTCFVGALNHCKNKVSLRNLSMVMRQQRSHDADEKSRNIMDSVKQAKQAVNMDPRDGTSWYILGNAYLSLFFCTGQNPKISQQALNAYVQAERVDKTASSNPDLHLNRATLCKYEEKYQGALDGFSRAAALEPSWSEPVMREEQLLDYLGKLCGLLNNKGKIRGKRLQNMLSTLNPTLLGHYGGSGGLQMKSLNSLQPGRNPGCVVLGRVVFSLMPEERVPFTFGLVDAEGSCYAIMVYNMVESWGVLVSDSVTIPEPYLKQHNIQHKGQTYVFQSIRVDSPVRLLVNGKPQGPSTQASATVAYRPQSE, encoded by the exons ATGGCCGAAGGGGGAGCTGATCCAGAGACTGAGATTAAGAGCAGGCTGCAG GGACTTGTTGACCAACTTTACCATTTTCGGGACCACTACTTTGAGACACACAGTGTGGAGGATGCAGCCCGAAAACAGTATGATGTGGAACAAGAAATGGAGAAAACTATATCTCACATAGAAGATATGGATG ATGGCTGGAAGAACAGGGCTTTTTTCCTAATGCTAAAGGGAAAGGCATTAAATGTAACGCAAAATTACAACGCAGAGGCAGAAGAGCTCCTTTCTAAGGCTGTAAAATTGGATCCAAGTCTAGTAGATGCTTGGAACCAGCTGGGAGAGGtttattggaaaaaaatggaTGTGACGTCTGCCAAGACTTGCTTTGTAGGAGCACTGAACCAC TGTAAGAACAAGGTGTCTTTGCGTAACCTGTCAATGGTAATGAGGCAGCAACGTTCACATGATGCAGATGAGAAATCAAGGAACATCATGGATAGTGTTAAACAAGCAAAACAGGCAGTGAATATGGATCCACGTGATGGGACATCTTGGT ACATCCTTGGAAACGCATATCTTTCACTGTTCTTCTGCACTGGGCAGAATCCAAAAATATCTCAACAGGCTCTGAATGCATATGTGCAGGCT gaAAGAGTTGACAAGACCGCATCCAGTAACCCAGATCTGCATCTTAACAGAGCAACT CTCTGTAAGTATGAGGAGAAGTATCAGGGGGCACTGGATGGCTTTTCTCGAGCTGCTGCTCTGGAACCGTCATGGTCTGAACCTGTAATGAGAGAGGAGCAGTTGCTTGATTACCTTGGCAAACTTTGTGGTCTTCTGAACAACAAG GGAAAAATACGTGGCAAACGACTACAAAACATGCTAAGCACCCTGAATCCCACGCTGCTTGGTCACTATGGAGGCTCTGGCGGCCTTCAGATGAAGTCTCTCAATTCTTTGCAGCCAGGGAGAAACCCTGGTTGTGTAGTGCTGGGAAGGGTTGTCTTCAGCCTGATGCCCGAGGAACGAGTGCCTTT TACTTTTGGTCTGGTGGATGCAGAAGGTTCCTGTTACGCAATAATGGTATATAACATGGTGGAGAGCTGGGGAGTTCTTGTTTCTGACTCTGTAACAATACCTGAACCATATCTGAAGCAGCACAACATACAGCACAAGGGACAG ACTTATGTTTTCCAAAGCATACGAGTGGATTCACCTGTCCGTTTGTTGGTGAATGGCAAGCCTCAAGGACCAAGCACCCAGGCCAGCGCAACGGTGGCATACAGACCCCAGAGCGAGTGA